In Anaerobaca lacustris, the sequence GTTGGTGAGGTTATCCTCGGCCAGGAGGATGCGTGCATTGCTGTCTAATGATATGGACGTTGGATCGCTCTCTGGTAGTGATCGTTCAGACTTGGCCGGCTGTGTACCCGACAGCACCTCTATGAGGCGGGTGTGTAGCTCCGACGGGCGTATCGGCTTGGTCAGCGAGGCCACAAACCCAATCTCGGCAAGCTCGCCACTGCTGTTCTGTTGGCCCAGCGAGGTCATCATCACGAGCGGGATGTCCTTGAATCGATCCTCCTGCCGTATCGCTCTGCCCAGCGTCAGACCGTCCATCTCGGGCATTTGCATATCGGTAATGACCATATCGAAAGATGTGTCGGTCTGGGCCATCGTCGCCAGTGCTGTTGGACCATCTGAG encodes:
- a CDS encoding response regulator → QPNQQQTHKKPAATRGKRILVVDDNATNREILRVRLTSWGAEVVVVSDGPTALATMAQTDTSFDMVITDMQMPEMDGLTLGRAIRQEDRFKDIPLVMMTSLGQQNSSGELAEIGFVASLTKPIRPSELHTRLIEVLSGTQPAKSERSLPESDPTSISLDSNARILLAEDNLTN